In Sphingobacterium thalpophilum, a genomic segment contains:
- a CDS encoding sulfatase-like hydrolase/transferase: MKLKGVFAPYFAVAIRFIFLLVIYALLRLGFYGVNASLFPHVDAGKLLVMFAGGVRFDIVALLYLNILYIVMQTIPGPFKLNKHYQNVAKWIFIVTNSIGIALNLIDFAYYPFTLKRTTGTVIDQFSNESNLLKLAFDFCLDYWYLIIVLVLVVYGLIKSYKLIQIERTTKYSWKSFLIQLPLFLLTAFLFIGGVRGGWAHSTRPITLSNAGDYVETPEEMNIVLNTPFSILKTLKAVNLKPIHYYSEQELEQLYNPIHVPQSDQPFAKKNVVVLILESFAKEHFGELNKDIQGGKYKGYTPFLDSLIRNAYTFTDTYANGRKSIDALPSVITGIPSIGEPFVLSIYSGNETTSLAKLLGKKGYETAFFHGAPNGSMGFSAYMKLAGIQHYFGKNEYNNDADFDGIWGIWDEPFLQFVANKINTFHQPFLASFFSLSSHHPFKVPEKYQGKFPKGPLPVQEPIGYTDNALREFFATASKMPWYKNTVFVICADHATVSYLPEYQTAAGGFQIPIIFYAPGDNLVGKADKLVQQIDIMPTILNYLHYDEPYFAFGSDAFKPGKDNFVLNNNSGSYNLYYKDYMMSYDGLKVTSFYDLKKDRLMKQDLLKQHPTVLDTMETKMKAFIQQYNNRMIENKLTYKK, encoded by the coding sequence ATGAAATTAAAAGGAGTATTTGCACCTTATTTTGCTGTCGCAATTCGTTTTATCTTTCTTTTGGTCATCTATGCGTTATTGCGATTGGGGTTTTATGGCGTCAATGCTTCCTTATTTCCCCATGTCGATGCAGGTAAGCTCTTGGTGATGTTTGCGGGTGGTGTACGATTCGACATTGTGGCACTCCTCTATTTAAATATCCTGTATATTGTTATGCAGACTATTCCAGGACCGTTTAAATTAAATAAACACTATCAAAATGTTGCGAAATGGATCTTCATCGTGACCAATTCAATTGGCATAGCGTTAAATTTGATTGATTTTGCCTACTATCCATTTACCCTAAAAAGGACGACAGGAACGGTAATTGACCAATTTTCCAATGAATCCAACCTGTTGAAGCTGGCTTTTGATTTCTGTTTGGATTATTGGTATCTCATTATAGTGTTGGTACTGGTTGTGTATGGTTTGATTAAATCGTATAAGCTTATTCAGATTGAAAGGACTACGAAATATAGCTGGAAGTCATTTTTGATCCAATTGCCTTTATTTTTACTGACTGCTTTTCTTTTCATAGGTGGTGTGCGTGGCGGTTGGGCCCATAGTACCCGTCCCATTACATTGAGCAATGCGGGTGATTATGTGGAGACACCGGAAGAAATGAATATTGTGCTGAATACGCCATTCAGTATATTGAAAACGTTAAAGGCTGTCAATCTTAAACCTATCCATTATTATTCCGAACAAGAGCTTGAGCAATTATACAACCCTATTCATGTACCGCAATCAGACCAGCCCTTTGCGAAGAAAAATGTCGTCGTTCTGATTTTAGAGAGTTTTGCAAAAGAACATTTTGGTGAGTTGAATAAAGATATCCAAGGTGGAAAATACAAAGGTTATACGCCTTTTTTGGATTCATTAATCCGCAATGCTTACACATTTACAGATACTTATGCCAATGGCCGTAAATCAATTGATGCTTTACCATCAGTCATTACCGGCATTCCTTCCATTGGTGAACCTTTTGTGCTTTCGATATATTCTGGAAATGAAACCACAAGCTTAGCGAAGCTTTTAGGGAAAAAGGGATATGAGACTGCTTTTTTCCACGGAGCACCCAATGGCAGCATGGGCTTCTCCGCTTATATGAAACTGGCGGGTATCCAGCATTATTTTGGTAAAAACGAATATAACAATGACGCTGACTTTGATGGTATATGGGGAATCTGGGATGAACCGTTTTTGCAATTTGTAGCGAATAAGATCAACACGTTTCATCAGCCATTTTTAGCTAGTTTCTTCTCTTTATCTTCGCATCACCCATTTAAGGTGCCTGAAAAGTATCAGGGGAAATTTCCTAAAGGACCTTTGCCCGTACAGGAACCCATTGGATATACCGATAATGCGCTGCGTGAATTTTTTGCAACAGCATCGAAAATGCCCTGGTACAAGAATACCGTATTTGTTATCTGTGCAGACCACGCTACTGTAAGCTACCTGCCGGAATATCAAACGGCAGCAGGGGGCTTCCAAATCCCTATAATATTTTATGCACCCGGTGATAATCTAGTTGGCAAAGCGGATAAACTGGTACAGCAAATAGATATTATGCCTACTATTTTGAATTATCTGCACTATGATGAGCCTTATTTTGCCTTTGGTTCAGATGCCTTCAAACCGGGTAAGGATAATTTTGTGCTTAATAATAACTCAGGAAGTTATAATCTCTACTATAAAGATTATATGATGTCTTATGATGGACTGAAAGTGACATCATTTTATGATCTTAAGAAGGACCGCTTGATGAAACAGGATCTGTTAAAACAACATCCGACGGTATTGGATACGATGGAGACCAAGATGAAAGCTTTTATCCAGCAATATAACAATCGTATGATTGAAAACAAGCTGACCTATAAAAAATAA
- a CDS encoding 2-oxoglutarate dehydrogenase E1 component: protein MDNLTYLSNADSAYVDGLYQSYKQDPQSVDFGWQKFFEGFDFGQNAGGTTSSVGEATPEHVLKEINVLNMINGYRDRGHLFTHTNPVRERRKYYPGKELETFGLAEADMNTVFNAGVEVGLGPATLKDIRQLVEDTYCRSIGAEFKYIRNPEKIKWLQDRMEADRNMPKFSLDTKKRILNKLNHAVVFENFLGTKFLGQKRFSLEGAESLIPALDSVIEKGAEIGIQEFVIGMAHRGRLNVLTNIMGKSYKSVFSEFEGKTYADDPEVNFGGDVKYHLGFSSEVKTNDGKSVHLSLAPNPSHLETVDPIVEGMVRSKIDFKYEGDSSKIAPIIIHGDAAIAGQGVVYEVTQMSKLDGYKTGGTVHIVINNQIGFTTNYKDARSGTYCTDVAKITSSPVFHVNGDDAEAVVYAINLAVEYRQKYKTDVFIDLLCYRRFGHNEADEPKFTQPLLYKIIEKHPNPKEVYAKKLITEGSIDEAYSKNIEKEFKAELQTKFEESKTVEVLTEEIPMFKGAWEGLRPAKKGEVLTTSDKTKVAKDLFLKLAKEITTLPSDKKFFRKITRLFEDRAKMITADSYDWAMGELMAYATLLDQGNRVRISGQDVQRGTFSHRHAVLTLEDSEEKYVPLANIKGGDKFSIYNSLLSEYAVLGFEYGYASSNPNSLTIWEAQFGDFYNGAQIIVDQYLSSAETKWKRSNGLVMMLPHGMEGQGPEHSSARIERFLELCADENMVLANCTTPANYFHLLRRQLVREFRKPLVVFTPKSLLRHPKVVSPLKDFTEAAFQEVIDDANVAAKDVKRVLFCSGKVYYDLLEKQETDKRKDIAIVRLEQLFPIPTEQLKAIRKKYNKAKEFVWVQEENENMGAWSYYCRKLMGTEIAFTGFVARKESGSTATGYMKQHVAQQAEILNKSFE from the coding sequence ATGGACAATCTGACATATTTGAGTAATGCTGATTCGGCTTATGTCGATGGCTTATATCAATCGTACAAGCAAGATCCCCAATCGGTAGATTTCGGATGGCAAAAATTCTTTGAAGGTTTTGATTTCGGTCAAAATGCTGGTGGAACAACAAGTTCAGTAGGTGAAGCTACTCCTGAGCACGTATTGAAAGAAATCAATGTGCTGAACATGATCAATGGCTACCGTGACCGTGGCCACCTATTCACACACACTAACCCCGTTCGTGAGAGACGTAAATACTATCCTGGCAAGGAATTAGAAACGTTTGGTCTTGCTGAAGCAGACATGAACACCGTTTTTAATGCAGGTGTTGAAGTCGGTTTAGGTCCAGCGACATTAAAAGACATCCGTCAATTGGTGGAGGATACTTACTGCCGTTCTATTGGTGCAGAATTCAAATATATCCGTAACCCAGAAAAAATTAAATGGTTACAGGACCGTATGGAAGCGGACCGTAACATGCCAAAATTCTCTTTGGACACAAAAAAGAGAATTTTAAACAAATTAAACCACGCCGTTGTATTCGAAAACTTTTTAGGTACTAAATTTTTAGGTCAAAAACGTTTCTCATTGGAAGGTGCGGAAAGTTTAATTCCAGCATTAGATTCTGTGATTGAAAAAGGTGCAGAAATCGGTATCCAGGAATTTGTTATCGGTATGGCTCACCGTGGCCGTCTGAATGTATTGACTAATATCATGGGTAAATCTTACAAATCAGTATTCTCTGAATTTGAAGGTAAGACTTATGCCGATGATCCTGAAGTAAACTTTGGTGGTGACGTAAAATACCACTTGGGCTTTTCATCTGAGGTTAAAACAAACGATGGCAAATCTGTCCACTTAAGTTTGGCACCGAACCCTTCGCATTTGGAAACTGTAGATCCAATCGTTGAAGGTATGGTTCGTTCTAAGATCGATTTCAAATACGAAGGTGACTCTTCTAAAATTGCACCGATCATCATTCATGGTGATGCGGCAATTGCTGGACAAGGTGTAGTCTACGAAGTAACCCAAATGTCCAAACTCGATGGTTATAAAACTGGCGGTACAGTGCATATTGTCATCAACAACCAGATTGGATTTACAACAAACTACAAGGATGCACGTTCTGGAACATACTGTACAGACGTTGCAAAAATCACTTCTTCACCCGTGTTCCATGTGAACGGTGATGACGCTGAAGCGGTAGTTTATGCGATTAATTTAGCTGTTGAATACCGTCAAAAATATAAAACAGACGTATTTATCGATCTGTTATGTTATAGAAGATTTGGACACAATGAGGCAGATGAACCAAAATTCACGCAACCATTGTTGTATAAAATCATCGAAAAACATCCGAACCCGAAAGAAGTTTACGCTAAAAAATTAATTACTGAAGGAAGTATTGACGAGGCGTATTCTAAAAATATCGAGAAAGAATTTAAAGCTGAATTGCAAACTAAATTTGAGGAATCTAAAACAGTTGAGGTATTGACTGAAGAGATCCCGATGTTTAAAGGTGCATGGGAAGGATTGCGTCCTGCTAAAAAAGGTGAAGTATTAACAACTTCGGATAAAACGAAAGTTGCAAAAGATCTATTCTTAAAATTAGCGAAAGAAATCACAACCTTACCTTCCGACAAAAAATTCTTCCGTAAGATTACACGTTTGTTTGAAGATCGTGCCAAAATGATCACTGCTGATTCATACGATTGGGCAATGGGCGAATTGATGGCTTACGCGACATTATTGGATCAAGGTAACCGTGTACGTATCTCGGGTCAAGATGTACAACGTGGTACTTTCTCACACCGTCATGCGGTATTGACGCTTGAAGATTCGGAAGAGAAATATGTTCCTTTAGCCAATATTAAAGGTGGCGATAAATTCTCTATCTACAATTCGTTACTTTCAGAATATGCTGTTTTGGGATTTGAATATGGTTATGCATCTTCTAATCCAAATTCGCTGACAATCTGGGAAGCTCAATTCGGAGATTTCTATAACGGTGCTCAAATCATCGTCGATCAATATTTATCGAGTGCAGAGACAAAATGGAAACGTTCTAACGGTTTAGTTATGATGCTTCCTCATGGTATGGAAGGTCAAGGTCCTGAGCACTCTTCAGCACGTATCGAAAGATTCTTAGAGCTATGTGCGGATGAGAATATGGTCTTAGCAAACTGTACTACTCCAGCTAACTATTTCCACTTGTTGCGTCGTCAACTTGTACGTGAGTTCCGTAAACCATTGGTTGTATTTACGCCAAAATCATTGTTGCGCCACCCTAAAGTGGTATCACCGTTGAAAGATTTTACAGAAGCTGCTTTCCAAGAGGTAATTGATGATGCAAATGTTGCGGCAAAAGACGTTAAACGCGTGTTATTCTGTTCGGGTAAAGTTTACTACGACTTATTAGAAAAACAAGAAACGGACAAACGCAAAGATATCGCTATCGTCAGATTGGAACAATTATTCCCAATTCCTACAGAGCAATTGAAAGCAATCCGTAAAAAATACAACAAGGCAAAAGAATTTGTTTGGGTTCAGGAAGAAAATGAGAACATGGGAGCATGGTCTTACTACTGCCGTAAACTAATGGGTACTGAGATTGCATTTACAGGTTTTGTTGCCCGTAAAGAAAGTGGAAGTACAGCTACGGGTTACATGAAACAACACGTTGCGCAACAAGCAGAAATCTTAAATAAATCATTCGAATAA
- a CDS encoding deoxyribodipyrimidine photo-lyase: MDKRATMIWFRNDLRLHDNEVFYQASEKSSFIIPVYCFDPRYFDRNQFGTLNTGVLRAAFVIEAVTALKEKLKSHGSDLLTYIGKPEDIIPRIAQKYQVNEVYHHREVALRETSISEKVESELWSSKINLRHFIGHTLYHKEDLPFPIKDIPNGFSIFKKKVERESLVRQPIPFPTNFLTPPHLEDTKIPSLKDLGYSEEEIKSVDDIYILGGEDTALSIMHAVLSTYPETDQDPLILGPFIASGILSPILLYNNIKKLGEGKKDKRFEKIVDILLWRDYFRFMLKKYPNIFFKPQGTKNSSHQNHPNLERNEELFEKWKSGHTEHDFINSVMVQLQKTGYIPYQARLIAASYLVHEYQVNWLRGASWYEEHLLDYSPATVYGQWSHIAGVGTSEKDNKALDWQKLIKTHFPNGLPKLEEILVK; the protein is encoded by the coding sequence ATGGACAAAAGGGCTACAATGATCTGGTTTAGAAATGATTTAAGACTTCATGACAATGAAGTATTTTATCAAGCTTCTGAAAAAAGTTCATTTATCATCCCGGTATACTGTTTTGATCCCCGATATTTCGACCGCAATCAATTTGGCACCTTAAATACCGGTGTTTTACGGGCGGCTTTTGTCATCGAAGCCGTGACCGCTTTAAAAGAAAAATTAAAGAGCCATGGTAGCGATTTATTGACTTATATTGGCAAGCCTGAAGATATTATTCCAAGAATAGCACAAAAATACCAAGTCAACGAGGTTTATCATCACCGCGAAGTGGCACTTCGGGAAACTTCTATATCGGAAAAAGTAGAAAGTGAGCTTTGGAGCAGTAAAATAAATTTGCGTCATTTCATTGGCCATACCCTTTACCACAAGGAAGACCTTCCTTTCCCTATTAAAGATATACCCAATGGTTTTTCTATTTTCAAGAAAAAAGTTGAGCGGGAAAGTCTAGTTCGGCAACCAATCCCATTTCCGACCAATTTCCTTACCCCTCCCCATCTCGAGGACACCAAAATTCCGTCATTAAAAGATTTAGGCTATTCAGAGGAGGAGATCAAATCTGTTGATGACATCTATATTCTCGGTGGCGAAGATACGGCGCTTAGTATTATGCATGCGGTATTGTCAACCTATCCGGAAACGGACCAGGACCCCTTGATTCTAGGGCCTTTTATAGCTTCAGGTATCTTGTCACCTATTTTACTCTATAACAATATCAAAAAACTTGGTGAAGGTAAGAAGGACAAACGATTTGAAAAGATTGTCGACATTCTTCTCTGGCGCGATTATTTTAGGTTTATGCTTAAAAAATATCCAAATATATTTTTTAAGCCACAGGGCACTAAAAACAGCTCCCATCAGAATCATCCGAACTTAGAGAGGAATGAAGAATTATTTGAAAAATGGAAATCGGGCCATACAGAACACGATTTTATAAACAGTGTGATGGTCCAGTTACAGAAGACCGGCTATATCCCTTATCAGGCACGCTTAATCGCAGCCAGCTATTTAGTTCATGAGTATCAGGTAAACTGGCTTCGTGGCGCCTCCTGGTATGAAGAGCATCTATTAGATTATTCTCCAGCAACTGTTTACGGACAGTGGTCTCATATTGCCGGGGTTGGGACAAGCGAAAAAGACAATAAAGCACTGGATTGGCAAAAATTGATCAAAACTCATTTCCCAAATGGACTTCCAAAACTGGAGGAAATACTGGTTAAATAA
- the odhB gene encoding 2-oxoglutarate dehydrogenase complex dihydrolipoyllysine-residue succinyltransferase: MSLEIKVPTVGESITEVTLSQWLKQDGDYVEMDENIAELESDKATFELPAEKAGILRIIAQEGDTLEIGAVVCTIEEGAAPAGGSAPAAAPAAEASNAAPVAAAAAKDEDPDSYAAGTASPAAAKILREKGIDPSTIKGTGKEGRITKEDAEKAQPVAKAAAPAAKPAAAPAATVAPVAGARNERREKLSSLRKTIAKRLVAVKNETAMLTTFNEVNMQPIMDLRAKYKDTFKEKFGIGLGFMSFFTKAVTTALAEWPAVNARIEDNEIVYSDFADVSIAVSAPKGLVVPVIRNADAMSLEQIEKAIATLAGKARDNKLTIDEMTGGTFTITNGGVFGSMMSTPIINAPQSAILGMHNIIQRPIAENGQVVIRPMMYIALSYDHRIIDGRESVSFLVRVKQLLEDPARLLLGV; encoded by the coding sequence ATGAGCTTAGAAATTAAAGTACCAACCGTAGGTGAATCAATCACGGAGGTAACCTTATCACAATGGTTGAAACAAGATGGCGATTATGTGGAGATGGATGAAAACATCGCCGAACTGGAATCAGACAAAGCAACGTTTGAATTACCAGCTGAAAAAGCGGGTATCTTAAGAATCATTGCACAAGAAGGTGATACTTTAGAAATCGGTGCTGTTGTTTGTACAATTGAAGAAGGTGCTGCTCCTGCCGGTGGTTCAGCTCCAGCTGCTGCCCCTGCTGCAGAAGCGTCAAATGCAGCTCCAGTTGCGGCTGCCGCTGCAAAAGATGAAGATCCAGATAGCTATGCTGCTGGTACAGCTTCTCCTGCTGCTGCAAAAATCTTAAGAGAAAAAGGAATTGATCCTTCTACAATAAAAGGAACAGGTAAAGAAGGACGCATCACAAAAGAAGATGCTGAAAAAGCTCAACCTGTCGCTAAAGCTGCTGCACCAGCAGCAAAACCTGCCGCTGCTCCTGCTGCGACAGTTGCTCCGGTAGCGGGTGCAAGAAACGAACGTCGTGAGAAATTATCTTCATTACGTAAAACAATCGCGAAACGCCTAGTTGCCGTTAAAAATGAAACGGCGATGTTGACAACATTCAATGAAGTCAATATGCAGCCGATCATGGATCTTCGTGCTAAATATAAAGACACCTTTAAAGAGAAATTTGGTATCGGTCTTGGCTTCATGTCATTCTTTACAAAAGCAGTAACAACTGCATTGGCTGAATGGCCTGCCGTAAATGCCCGTATCGAAGATAACGAGATTGTATATTCTGATTTTGCAGACGTTTCAATCGCAGTTTCTGCACCTAAAGGTTTGGTTGTTCCGGTTATCCGTAATGCTGATGCCATGTCATTGGAACAAATTGAAAAAGCAATTGCTACATTGGCAGGTAAAGCCCGTGACAACAAATTAACGATTGACGAGATGACTGGTGGTACATTTACCATTACCAACGGTGGTGTATTCGGATCAATGATGTCTACGCCGATCATCAATGCTCCACAATCTGCAATCTTGGGTATGCACAACATCATCCAACGTCCTATTGCTGAAAATGGCCAAGTGGTGATCCGTCCAATGATGTACATTGCGCTTTCTTATGATCACCGTATCATCGATGGTCGTGAATCAGTAAGCTTCTTGGTTCGTGTAAAACAATTATTAGAAGATCCAGCTCGTTTATTGTTGGGTGTTTAA
- a CDS encoding LTA synthase family protein: protein MLSFFPKLKPKRLILDIYTIIVLVLFFVTSFINVNIYREWGDKISKRAIDAFFASPSGAVASAESTPVFLPIVGMLIGIFCGYFLYRWMFKKVSFFNIKSPVGNFFKLAIGVFVLFTFIRGGYGRATLNPSKAYYSEETFYNHAAVNTQWSFLRDFFAESTKLKNPYNYYADQKDIQDKLRPAFQSQPDSAVEVLSTTRPNVVIIMLESFVGDLIQSLGGEKGITPHMEELIKGGILFDHIYSAADRSDKGMVAVLSGFPAQGPESIIKYIDKHENMPAIGQEFDHAGYETSFYHGGQSEFYNFKSYMLTHGISRVVDNANFGLDAERASWGVYDHVVFNQMIKDFKKEKQPFFSTIFTLINHEPFELKHGYKFGNATNADKFRSTANYTDSAVFDFINKAKKEAWYKNTLFVIVADHGHRLPSEKWELFHPNRFHIPLIFFGDVIKPEYRGKIFNRIGNQTDLAATLLTQLKLPTDHYHWSRDLFNPTTPQIAFYNSKDAFGVITPKQAVSFDNVGRIINYRANKEYPVGKTDSLLNIAKAYYQDVYREFLKY from the coding sequence ATGTTAAGTTTTTTCCCAAAACTGAAACCCAAACGGCTGATCCTGGATATCTATACCATTATTGTCCTGGTATTGTTCTTTGTGACAAGCTTTATCAATGTTAACATCTACCGGGAATGGGGTGACAAAATTTCTAAACGTGCCATCGATGCATTTTTTGCCTCACCTTCGGGAGCCGTAGCTTCGGCTGAGTCCACGCCGGTGTTTCTCCCCATCGTTGGGATGTTGATCGGTATATTCTGTGGTTATTTTCTGTACCGTTGGATGTTTAAAAAAGTCTCTTTTTTCAATATCAAATCTCCTGTAGGTAATTTTTTCAAACTGGCAATCGGAGTCTTTGTACTTTTCACGTTTATCCGCGGTGGTTATGGGAGAGCGACACTAAACCCTAGTAAAGCCTATTATTCCGAGGAAACGTTTTATAATCATGCAGCGGTTAATACCCAATGGTCTTTTTTACGGGATTTCTTTGCCGAAAGTACCAAACTGAAAAACCCCTATAATTATTACGCGGATCAGAAGGATATTCAGGACAAGCTACGACCCGCCTTTCAAAGCCAACCTGATTCTGCCGTTGAGGTATTGTCAACCACTCGTCCAAATGTCGTTATTATCATGCTAGAAAGCTTTGTTGGCGATCTCATTCAGTCTCTCGGAGGGGAAAAGGGAATTACGCCACACATGGAAGAATTGATTAAGGGTGGTATTTTGTTTGACCATATTTATTCTGCAGCTGATCGATCCGACAAAGGCATGGTAGCGGTGTTGAGCGGTTTTCCGGCGCAGGGGCCCGAGAGTATTATCAAATATATCGACAAGCATGAAAATATGCCTGCCATTGGACAGGAGTTCGATCATGCCGGCTACGAAACATCATTTTATCACGGTGGCCAGAGCGAGTTTTACAATTTTAAATCGTATATGCTGACACACGGGATATCTAGGGTGGTGGATAATGCCAATTTTGGCTTGGATGCGGAACGTGCCTCATGGGGTGTCTATGACCATGTCGTCTTTAATCAGATGATCAAGGATTTTAAAAAAGAAAAACAACCTTTCTTTTCGACGATCTTTACTTTAATTAATCATGAACCATTTGAATTAAAACACGGCTATAAATTTGGGAATGCCACCAATGCAGATAAATTCCGAAGTACGGCAAATTATACAGATTCAGCTGTTTTTGATTTTATTAATAAAGCAAAAAAGGAAGCTTGGTATAAAAATACCCTTTTCGTTATTGTCGCTGACCATGGACATCGCCTTCCTTCAGAAAAATGGGAGCTGTTTCACCCCAATCGCTTTCATATTCCGCTGATCTTTTTCGGCGATGTGATCAAACCTGAATATCGCGGCAAAATATTCAATAGAATTGGTAACCAAACGGATCTGGCGGCAACTTTATTGACACAATTGAAGCTTCCGACAGATCATTATCACTGGAGCCGGGATCTGTTTAATCCCACAACACCACAAATAGCATTCTATAATTCTAAAGACGCCTTCGGTGTAATTACACCAAAACAAGCCGTTTCATTTGATAACGTTGGAAGGATCATTAACTATAGAGCCAATAAGGAATATCCGGTTGGCAAAACAGATAGCTTATTGAATATTGCCAAAGCGTATTATCAAGACGTATACCGTGAATTTTTAAAATATTAG
- a CDS encoding UbiD family decarboxylase: protein MGYNSLEACVADLEKHGHLIRIKEEVDPYLEMAAIHMRVFDVEGPALYFENIKGSEFPAVSNLFGTLDRSKFMFRDSLDHLKKLVDVKMNPAAVLKNPFQYIGSSMTALGALPWKKKSGAPILHGKTSISKLPQIVNWPMDGGAFVTMPQVYTEDVAKPGIMQANLGMYRIQLSGNDYLPDQEIGLHYQLHRGIGVHQTKANALGKPLKVSIFVGGPPAHPLSAVMPLPEGLSEMIFAGALGNRRFRYFYDDGGFCISADADFVITGTVYPNENKPEGPFGDHIGYYSLTHPFPLMKVHNVYHKKNPIWSFTVVGRPPQEDTSFGALIHEITGAAIPKEISGLHAVNAVDAAGVHPLLFAIGSERYTPYQRVDRPQEILTIANQILGKNQLSLAKYLFISAHEDNPQLDIYDIPAFLGHILERIDLTRDVHFQTNTTIDTLDYSGDGLNAGSKVVFAAAGTKKRTLGRELPANFELPRPFNQAKFVIPGVIAIDGRAFSTYEHESKIMAEWCRAAAASSWEGFPLIVLCDDANFTAATVNNFVWTTFTRSNPAYDIYGINSFTAFKHWGCEGPLIIDARTKPHHAPALIKDEAVERRVDQLAAKGGSLHGVI from the coding sequence ATGGGATACAATAGTTTAGAAGCATGTGTTGCGGATCTTGAAAAACATGGCCATTTAATCCGGATCAAAGAAGAGGTCGATCCGTATCTAGAGATGGCTGCAATTCATATGCGGGTATTTGATGTTGAAGGACCGGCATTGTATTTTGAAAATATCAAAGGTTCGGAGTTTCCCGCTGTATCTAATTTATTTGGAACGCTGGATCGTTCGAAGTTTATGTTTCGGGATTCGTTGGATCACCTGAAAAAATTGGTGGACGTTAAGATGAATCCTGCCGCAGTGCTGAAAAATCCCTTTCAATATATTGGTTCATCGATGACCGCCCTAGGAGCTTTACCCTGGAAAAAAAAGTCGGGGGCTCCCATACTTCACGGAAAAACATCAATTAGTAAACTTCCGCAGATTGTCAACTGGCCAATGGACGGTGGCGCTTTTGTGACGATGCCGCAGGTATATACGGAAGATGTTGCCAAACCTGGTATTATGCAGGCTAATTTGGGGATGTACCGGATTCAGCTTTCCGGGAATGATTATCTGCCCGATCAGGAGATTGGTTTACATTATCAATTACATCGTGGTATCGGGGTTCATCAAACTAAGGCAAACGCGCTCGGTAAACCTTTAAAGGTGAGTATTTTTGTCGGCGGACCTCCAGCCCACCCCTTGTCTGCAGTAATGCCGCTGCCGGAAGGACTCTCTGAGATGATCTTTGCCGGGGCATTGGGAAATAGAAGATTTCGCTATTTTTATGATGATGGAGGCTTTTGTATCTCTGCGGATGCGGACTTTGTTATTACAGGTACTGTTTATCCCAACGAAAATAAACCAGAAGGTCCTTTTGGGGACCATATCGGCTATTATAGCTTAACTCATCCGTTTCCTTTGATGAAGGTGCATAATGTGTACCACAAGAAAAATCCAATTTGGTCTTTTACAGTTGTGGGACGACCGCCGCAGGAAGATACTAGCTTTGGTGCTTTAATCCATGAAATTACGGGTGCGGCTATTCCAAAGGAGATTTCAGGTCTCCATGCAGTTAATGCTGTTGATGCCGCTGGTGTACATCCCTTGCTTTTTGCAATAGGGTCTGAACGATATACGCCTTATCAGCGTGTCGATCGACCGCAGGAAATTTTAACAATAGCCAATCAGATACTGGGTAAAAATCAGCTCAGCCTTGCTAAATATTTGTTTATTTCAGCACATGAAGATAATCCGCAATTGGATATTTATGATATTCCGGCTTTTTTGGGGCATATCCTTGAACGCATAGACCTCACTCGAGATGTTCATTTTCAGACCAATACGACTATTGATACCTTGGATTATTCCGGAGATGGATTAAATGCGGGTTCAAAGGTGGTTTTTGCTGCCGCTGGTACAAAGAAAAGAACATTGGGTCGTGAATTGCCTGCCAATTTTGAGCTGCCACGACCTTTCAATCAGGCAAAATTTGTCATACCTGGTGTTATTGCGATAGATGGACGGGCATTCTCCACATACGAGCATGAATCGAAAATTATGGCGGAATGGTGCCGCGCTGCCGCTGCAAGCTCCTGGGAAGGTTTTCCATTGATTGTTTTATGTGATGACGCCAATTTTACCGCTGCTACTGTCAATAACTTTGTTTGGACAACGTTTACCAGAAGTAACCCGGCGTATGATATTTATGGAATAAATAGTTTTACAGCATTTAAACATTGGGGTTGTGAAGGTCCCCTGATTATTGATGCGCGAACAAAACCCCACCATGCCCCGGCTTTGATTAAAGATGAAGCGGTGGAAAGACGTGTGGATCAGCTTGCTGCAAAGGGAGGTTCGCTGCATGGAGTTATTTAA